The following nucleotide sequence is from Actinomycetota bacterium.
CGGCAGCGACCAGCAGTCGATCCAGGCCCGCTGCGCCCGGGGGAGTAGCGGCCGTCGGGCCGCTACTCCCGCCGGGGTAGGTAGGCCACCCGCCGGCGGTCGATGACGGCCGCCGGGCCGGTGGCCTACCGTTCCTCCCATGCGCACCACCAGCGAGGTACCCACCCGGCCGGACCGGGGTCTGTTCGGGATCGTCCCCCCGGGCCGGCCGACCGACCTGGCCGTGGCCGCGCTGACCGGGGTTGCCCAGCTCGCCCTGACCACCGGGGCGGCCCGGGGCCAGCCGGACCGCCAGCCGCTGGACCTGCTCGCCTACCTGCTGCTGGCCGCCGGGCCGCTGGCCCTGGTGTGGCGCTGGCGCTCCCCGGTCTGGGTGCTGGCCGCGGTGATGGCCTCCAACGTCCTCTACTTCGCCCTCGGCTACCCCTACGGGCCGGCCTGGCTGTCGCTGATCGTGGCCATCTGGACCGCGGTCACGGCCGGGGCCCGGCGGGCCGCCTGGATCACCGCCCTGGCCGGCCTGGCCGCCTACTTCGCCCTGGCGGCGCTCGTCGGGCGGGCCGAGCCCGTCACCCCGCTGTCGGTCGCCGCCCACCTCGGCTGGCTGCTGCTGGTCCTGGTCGCGGCCGAGGTGGCCACGGCCGGCCGCCAGCGCCGCCAGGCCGCCGAGCGGTCCCGGGCCGAGGAGGCGAGGCGGCGGGCCGGCGAGGAGCGCATGCGCATCGCCCGGGAGCTGCACGACGTGCTCGCCCACAACATCTCCCTGATCAACGTCCAGGCCGGCGTGGCCCTGCACCTGATGGACGAGCAGCCGGGCCAGTCCCGCAGCGCCCTTCAGGCCATCAAGCAGGCCTCCAACGACGCCCTCGGGGAGCTCCGCTCGGTCCTGGACGTGCTCCGCCAGGGCGACGAGGCGCCGCCCCGCGCGCCCGCCTCCGGCCTGGCCCAGCTGGACAGCCTGGTCGCGGGGGCCGGCGCGACCGGCCTGGAGGTGCGCACCCGGGTCGAGGGGACGCCGCGGCCCCTGCCCGCCGGGACCGACCTGGCCGCCTACCGGATCGTCCAGGAGTCGCTCACCAACGTGACCCGCCACGCCGGCCCGGCCAGGGCCAGCGTCCGGATCGCCTACGGCGAGAAGGACCTGACCGTCCAGGTCGACGACGACGGGCGGGGGCCGTCGGCGGCCAACGGCCCGGGTGGAAACGGCATCCGCGGTATGCGCGAGCGGGTCGTCGCCCTCGGCGGTGAGCTCACCACCGGGCCGCGACCGGGTGGCGGCTTCCGGGTCCGGGCCCGCCTCCCCATCGGCGCGGAAGGGGAGAGCAGATGATCAGGGTCCTGCTGGCCGACGACCAGGCGCTGGTCCGGGCCGGGTTCCGGGCCCTGCTGGACGCCCAGGAGGGGATCGAGGTGGTCGGCGAGGCGGCCGACGGCGACGAGGCGGTCGCCCTGGCCCGGTCCCTGCGGCCCGACGTCGTGCTCATGGACATCCGCATGCCCGGCCTCGACGGCCTCGAGGCGACCCGGGCGATCGCCGCCGACGAGCTCCTGGCCGGGGTCCGGATCGTCATCCTCACCACCTTCGACCTCGACGAGTACGTGTTCGAGGCCCTGCGCGTCGGGGCCAGCGGCTTCCTGGTCAAGAACACCGAGCCGGCCGACCTGATCCGCGGGGTCCGGGCCGTCGCCTCCGGCGACGCCCTGCTCTCGCCCGGGGTGACCCGGCGGCTGGTGGCCGAGTTCGCCACCAGGGCCCGGGAACCCCGCCCCACCCCCGAGCTGGACCAGCTGACCGACCGCGAGCGCGAGGTCATGGGGCTGGTCGCGGCCGGCCTGTCCAACGACGAGATCGCCGGCAAGCTGGTCATGAGCCCGGCCACGGCCAAGACCCACGTCAGCCGGGCCATGGTCAAGCTCGGGGCCCGCGACCGGGCCCAGCTGGTCGTGTTCGCCTACGAGTCCGGCCTGGTCCGCCCGGGCTGGCTCGCCTGACCGCCGGAACGAAAGGAGCGCTCCATGCGATCCACCATCACCGCCATCCAGATGGGCATCCGCGCCGTCTGGGTGGTCCAGCTCGCCCTCGGCCTGGCCTTCTGGACCGGCAATCTCCTTGGCCTGGTCGACCTGCACCAGCTCCTCGGGATCCTGCTCGTGCTCGCCCTGTGGACCCTGGCCGCCATGGCCCACCGGGCCGGCGTGC
It contains:
- a CDS encoding sensor histidine kinase; protein product: MRTTSEVPTRPDRGLFGIVPPGRPTDLAVAALTGVAQLALTTGAARGQPDRQPLDLLAYLLLAAGPLALVWRWRSPVWVLAAVMASNVLYFALGYPYGPAWLSLIVAIWTAVTAGARRAAWITALAGLAAYFALAALVGRAEPVTPLSVAAHLGWLLLVLVAAEVATAGRQRRQAAERSRAEEARRRAGEERMRIARELHDVLAHNISLINVQAGVALHLMDEQPGQSRSALQAIKQASNDALGELRSVLDVLRQGDEAPPRAPASGLAQLDSLVAGAGATGLEVRTRVEGTPRPLPAGTDLAAYRIVQESLTNVTRHAGPARASVRIAYGEKDLTVQVDDDGRGPSAANGPGGNGIRGMRERVVALGGELTTGPRPGGGFRVRARLPIGAEGESR
- a CDS encoding response regulator transcription factor, which gives rise to MIRVLLADDQALVRAGFRALLDAQEGIEVVGEAADGDEAVALARSLRPDVVLMDIRMPGLDGLEATRAIAADELLAGVRIVILTTFDLDEYVFEALRVGASGFLVKNTEPADLIRGVRAVASGDALLSPGVTRRLVAEFATRAREPRPTPELDQLTDREREVMGLVAAGLSNDEIAGKLVMSPATAKTHVSRAMVKLGARDRAQLVVFAYESGLVRPGWLA